In one window of Pseudobdellovibrionaceae bacterium DNA:
- a CDS encoding DivIVA domain-containing protein, with product MKIAPIDIAHKTFDRKMMGFDPEEVMDFLRAVADEMEGLIRDRNSLRETLREKELNIIEYKERDELLKSTITTATKMSEKMQADADREARLILNDAKQQADVIVRDARDSLKSIYEEVSHLKKVRLQFENNLRALIQSHETMLDQGHQIMPNPEIPQGIQQKAFVDEERAITASVSDAVKKNLVNPPSA from the coding sequence ATGAAGATCGCTCCAATAGATATTGCTCATAAAACTTTTGATCGCAAAATGATGGGATTTGACCCTGAAGAAGTGATGGATTTCTTGCGAGCTGTGGCTGATGAAATGGAAGGGCTCATTCGTGATCGAAACTCTCTTCGCGAAACACTGCGTGAAAAAGAGCTCAATATCATTGAGTACAAAGAGCGAGATGAGCTTCTAAAGAGCACGATCACCACAGCGACAAAAATGTCAGAAAAAATGCAGGCCGACGCTGATCGTGAAGCCAGGTTGATCTTAAACGATGCCAAGCAACAAGCTGATGTGATAGTTCGGGATGCTCGGGACTCGTTGAAAAGCATTTATGAAGAGGTTTCTCATCTGAAGAAAGTTCGTCTGCAGTTTGAAAACAACTTGCGCGCATTAATTCAGTCTCATGAAACCATGTTGGACCAAGGGCATCAAATAATGCCGAATCCAGAAATACCTCAGGGCATTCAACAAAAAGCATTTGTAGACGAAGAGCGGGCTATCACTGCCAGTGTCTCTGATGCCGTAAAGAAAAATCTGGTCAATCCGCCGAGCGCATAG
- a CDS encoding DUF192 domain-containing protein yields MKLINQTRNNTICENVIEATSLFDRARGLLGYQSLTSDSTMWIAKCNSIHTWFMKFPIDVVFVDRGLVVKKVITNLRPWRITFPVWSADSVFEFNAGIAKNQNIQPGDQLYVGR; encoded by the coding sequence ATGAAACTGATAAACCAAACGAGAAACAACACCATTTGTGAGAATGTGATTGAAGCAACATCTCTATTTGACCGGGCTCGTGGCCTTTTGGGGTATCAAAGCCTCACGAGTGATAGCACCATGTGGATTGCAAAATGCAACAGCATCCACACCTGGTTTATGAAATTTCCGATTGACGTGGTATTCGTCGATCGTGGTCTTGTGGTTAAAAAAGTAATAACAAACTTAAGACCCTGGCGAATCACGTTCCCCGTTTGGAGTGCTGACTCTGTGTTTGAGTTCAATGCCGGGATCGCAAAAAATCAAAACATTCAACCTGGAGATCAATTGTATGTGGGTCGTTAG
- a CDS encoding pyrroline-5-carboxylate reductase, translating to MTENSLLRGRKLGFIGVGNLGRSVIKALIESKSVRSDQVWATNRTSRKLQKAAAEFGIHSFENNEELVAECDVIFLGMKPQDLYSAIEPMASDFTEAHTVVSFAAGISLSALKKMLPQVKKIVRVIPNTPVRLGKGVVGYCLPDGMDHLSTFMESLLCPLGYVVKVSEGEAFEALTVACSSGVGFVFELMVYWQEWLEEHGFEPEVARQLTVDTFNGAAALAKDKSSTEISELQRQVVSKKGVTAAGLESMRELEVERALRYSFEKAVLRDRDLGKTSV from the coding sequence ATGACTGAAAACTCATTATTGCGCGGCAGAAAACTGGGTTTTATTGGTGTGGGTAATTTGGGGCGATCAGTTATCAAAGCCCTAATCGAGTCGAAATCAGTACGAAGCGATCAGGTGTGGGCCACCAATAGAACGAGTCGCAAACTTCAAAAGGCGGCTGCTGAGTTTGGTATTCATTCTTTTGAGAACAATGAAGAGTTGGTTGCTGAATGCGATGTGATTTTTCTGGGCATGAAGCCGCAAGATTTATACAGCGCTATAGAGCCCATGGCCTCTGACTTTACAGAAGCGCACACAGTGGTCAGCTTTGCCGCTGGAATATCCTTGTCGGCCTTAAAAAAAATGCTTCCTCAGGTAAAAAAAATTGTTCGAGTAATCCCCAATACTCCTGTGCGGTTAGGTAAGGGAGTTGTTGGATATTGTTTGCCTGATGGGATGGATCATTTATCCACATTTATGGAGTCATTGTTATGTCCTTTGGGATATGTGGTGAAAGTTTCCGAGGGAGAGGCTTTTGAGGCGCTCACTGTAGCATGTAGCAGTGGTGTGGGATTTGTTTTCGAGCTTATGGTGTATTGGCAAGAATGGCTTGAAGAGCATGGGTTTGAGCCAGAGGTGGCGCGCCAATTGACGGTGGATACCTTTAATGGAGCGGCAGCATTGGCTAAGGACAAATCAAGCACTGAAATTTCGGAGCTGCAACGCCAGGTGGTATCAAAAAAAGGTGTAACCGCTGCGGGCCTTGAATCCATGCGAGAGCTTGAGGTGGAGCGTGCACTTCGCTATAGTTTTGAAAAAGCGGTGCTGCGCGATCGTGACTTGGGCAAGACTTCGGTCTAG
- a CDS encoding type II secretion system F family protein gives MLSFDLIILLSGLGFAALSVYLFAHAVLSNNADSDALAWASGDEPSASSSPVINFSRPLVHNFTLQHARRVKSTNYRKNVEQKILTAGLSGELNVDEFIGLQILWGVMFPVLLAILNFALQLGYPYLVVMMIGGLGAYFPHLYANQMRKSRYTAVIVDLPFFIDLLALSTEAGLDFIGAIQRIVEKAENSVLANELRIVIKDISLGSSRADALRALADRLDIAEITSLSSVIIDADQTGTSLAKVLKDQAIQMRLERFVRAEKAGARASQMILVPMMVFIIPAVFIMVFAPVIIQFFYGGAS, from the coding sequence ATGTTAAGTTTTGATTTAATAATATTGTTATCAGGTCTCGGCTTTGCAGCACTCAGTGTGTATTTGTTTGCGCACGCCGTACTTTCTAACAATGCCGACTCCGATGCTCTGGCCTGGGCTTCGGGAGACGAACCCTCAGCTTCGAGTTCGCCTGTCATAAACTTTTCGCGGCCCCTTGTCCACAACTTCACTTTGCAACACGCTAGACGAGTTAAAAGCACCAACTACCGAAAAAACGTCGAACAGAAAATTCTGACTGCCGGGCTTTCAGGTGAACTCAACGTCGATGAGTTTATCGGCCTACAAATTCTTTGGGGCGTGATGTTTCCCGTATTGCTAGCCATTCTCAATTTTGCCCTCCAATTGGGATATCCCTATTTGGTAGTTATGATGATTGGCGGGTTGGGCGCTTACTTTCCCCACCTCTACGCTAACCAAATGCGCAAATCTCGATACACCGCAGTTATTGTAGACTTGCCCTTTTTCATTGATCTACTGGCGCTGTCCACTGAAGCGGGTCTTGATTTTATCGGCGCCATACAACGAATTGTAGAAAAAGCCGAAAACAGTGTGCTTGCCAATGAACTGAGAATTGTCATCAAAGATATCAGCCTTGGTAGCTCCAGAGCCGATGCACTGAGAGCTCTTGCCGACCGCCTCGATATTGCAGAAATCACAAGCCTTTCTTCTGTCATTATCGATGCCGATCAAACAGGTACCAGTTTAGCAAAGGTTTTAAAAGACCAGGCCATCCAAATGCGGCTGGAGAGATTTGTGCGGGCAGAAAAAGCAGGCGCTCGAGCTTCGCAGATGATTCTTGTCCCCATGATGGTATTTATTATTCCTGCCGTGTTTATCATGGTGTTTGCGCCGGTGATTATTCAGTTTTTCTATGGGGGTGCCTCATGA
- a CDS encoding MFS transporter: MQKRAILIIFLTVFIDLVGFGIIIPLTPFLVTSFGADAFMVGLLMGIYSLAQFLFAPLWGQLSDRLGRRPIILVSLLGAGLSHLMFAFADHLWVLFVARALAGLFGANISTAMAYIADITEKKDRSKSMGLIGAAFGLGFVLGPFLGGIFAQFGDSLGDVAPFGKSFAAVGAAIICLLNFGMAIFLLKESLPQSLRSQVKKRPPRFKNITKHFSTPVVGSLMTIFFLGTVGMASMEASLFLFVKDQFNWDMVTASYGFAYVGVIMVLTQGLFIRKLMPLWGERKVLLIGLFLFAIGIGGIGWAEHVWYLGIVVTLLALGSGFMNPAINGSISLLTSNEEQGSVMGVNQSLSAMARIFGPAIGGWLYVHAGHSSPFWLSGAFGAIAFGIAVLHRNSLPEAGKQS, encoded by the coding sequence ATGCAAAAACGAGCCATTTTAATCATATTTCTTACCGTATTCATCGACCTTGTGGGTTTTGGGATCATCATTCCGTTAACCCCCTTTCTGGTGACCTCATTTGGCGCCGATGCGTTTATGGTCGGGCTATTGATGGGGATATACTCTTTAGCTCAGTTTTTATTTGCGCCACTTTGGGGGCAATTGAGCGATCGACTGGGACGACGCCCCATTATTTTGGTGAGCCTATTGGGTGCGGGATTATCGCATCTGATGTTTGCATTTGCTGATCACCTTTGGGTTTTATTTGTGGCACGAGCACTGGCCGGCCTATTTGGTGCGAATATTTCAACGGCCATGGCTTACATCGCTGATATTACCGAAAAAAAAGATCGTTCAAAGAGCATGGGCCTTATTGGTGCCGCATTCGGTTTAGGTTTCGTGTTGGGACCATTTTTGGGCGGAATTTTTGCGCAATTTGGTGACAGTCTTGGAGACGTGGCCCCCTTTGGTAAGAGCTTTGCGGCGGTAGGGGCTGCGATAATATGTCTATTGAATTTTGGGATGGCTATTTTTCTCTTAAAAGAAAGCCTGCCACAGTCTTTACGAAGTCAGGTAAAAAAGCGACCGCCTCGATTCAAAAATATCACCAAGCATTTTTCGACGCCCGTTGTGGGATCGTTGATGACTATTTTTTTTCTTGGCACGGTGGGTATGGCCAGCATGGAAGCCTCTCTCTTTTTGTTTGTGAAAGATCAATTTAACTGGGACATGGTCACGGCAAGTTATGGTTTTGCCTATGTGGGTGTGATTATGGTTTTGACCCAGGGGCTATTTATCCGAAAACTCATGCCGCTGTGGGGTGAGCGTAAAGTGTTGCTCATTGGATTATTTCTTTTTGCTATCGGTATTGGCGGAATAGGTTGGGCCGAACACGTGTGGTACCTCGGAATCGTGGTGACATTGTTAGCTCTAGGCAGTGGTTTTATGAATCCCGCCATAAATGGGAGCATCAGCCTTCTGACGTCCAATGAAGAGCAGGGCAGTGTGATGGGCGTGAATCAAAGTCTTTCGGCCATGGCGCGAATATTTGGCCCGGCCATCGGGGGATGGCTATATGTGCATGCGGGACACTCCTCTCCATTTTGGCTCAGTGGGGCCTTTGGCGCCATAGCTTTTGGCATCGCCGTTCTTCACCGCAATTCATTGCCTGAGGCGGGAAAGCAGTCATAG
- a CDS encoding FHA domain-containing protein encodes MNTFPTPKPQLEFVVTILNGPDKGATYKLISEKISIGRDEENDIVIPKDPKCSRHHAKIVFSPTEIKVFNLNKKNSTLVNGKAKAVQPLTDGSIITVGITKLKFSVNSVGSLPTAAPKANPPMGLAQPGANPSQKRSRQNKNNGKRNFYLLLGALIVLAVAISQLGVDKNSKSGPTLVTPEVIEKEIQDQLAENQKLLDEQKASGRKTNPYKNAQSHFIKGFRDYEKGQFERAIESFGTCLSLAPNHPLCTRYSKLARVKLDKLIQYHLTLGSKRLEQNQYRACMSAFQNVKTLVRDPNDIRYKEATIKYERCAAALEGQY; translated from the coding sequence ATGAACACCTTTCCTACTCCTAAACCTCAACTTGAATTTGTGGTGACCATACTAAATGGCCCCGACAAGGGTGCTACCTATAAATTGATATCTGAAAAGATCTCTATTGGCCGAGACGAAGAAAATGACATTGTTATTCCGAAAGATCCAAAATGCAGCCGGCACCATGCCAAAATTGTATTTTCGCCTACAGAAATTAAAGTGTTTAATCTCAATAAAAAGAACTCCACTCTTGTTAATGGCAAAGCCAAAGCCGTACAACCGTTGACGGATGGCTCCATCATCACTGTTGGCATCACAAAGTTAAAATTCTCCGTAAACTCCGTGGGCAGTCTTCCCACCGCAGCGCCAAAAGCAAATCCTCCAATGGGACTGGCCCAACCCGGTGCAAATCCGTCTCAAAAGCGGTCAAGACAAAATAAGAACAACGGCAAGAGAAATTTCTACCTGCTCCTTGGAGCCCTTATTGTCTTGGCTGTTGCGATTTCACAACTGGGTGTCGATAAAAACTCAAAGTCTGGCCCCACTCTCGTTACACCTGAAGTGATTGAAAAAGAAATTCAGGACCAGTTGGCCGAAAATCAAAAACTTTTAGATGAACAAAAAGCTAGTGGACGCAAAACAAACCCTTATAAAAATGCCCAATCGCATTTTATCAAAGGATTCAGAGATTACGAAAAAGGCCAATTTGAACGGGCCATTGAATCCTTCGGCACTTGCTTGTCGTTGGCCCCAAATCATCCGCTTTGCACACGCTATAGTAAGCTGGCTCGGGTTAAGCTTGATAAGCTTATTCAATATCATTTGACCTTAGGTTCAAAAAGACTTGAGCAAAATCAGTATCGCGCCTGTATGTCGGCTTTCCAAAACGTCAAGACATTGGTTCGTGACCCCAATGATATACGATACAAAGAAGCCACCATTAAATATGAGCGATGCGCGGCGGCGCTGGAGGGACAATACTAA
- the maf gene encoding septum formation protein Maf — translation MYKLILASQSPRRRQLLEQAGFLIHVSSLEVSENIDVNINPTTMAQMLARRKCEAWVNSNNALKNQKILVLAADTLVAISGRVLGKPKNISEAQYYLGLLSGQTHSVITGVCVYAFDSEVYFESAVTTKVEFRALEDDEISKYIASGEPMDKAGAYGIQGEGRRFVKTFEGSWSNVVGLPMEYIETLFKENNWDVGRK, via the coding sequence ATGTATAAACTCATCCTCGCATCACAATCGCCTCGGCGGAGACAATTACTCGAACAAGCTGGGTTTTTAATTCATGTTTCATCACTAGAAGTATCGGAAAACATTGACGTAAACATAAATCCCACGACCATGGCCCAGATGCTGGCCCGGCGAAAATGTGAAGCCTGGGTTAATTCAAATAACGCTTTGAAAAATCAAAAGATTTTGGTGTTGGCAGCGGACACCCTAGTGGCCATTTCTGGTCGTGTCTTGGGAAAGCCAAAAAATATTTCTGAAGCTCAATACTATCTTGGGCTTTTGTCTGGACAAACGCATAGCGTAATAACAGGAGTGTGTGTCTATGCCTTCGACAGCGAGGTCTATTTTGAGAGTGCCGTCACGACCAAAGTGGAGTTTAGGGCACTGGAAGATGATGAGATTTCAAAGTATATTGCCAGCGGTGAGCCCATGGACAAGGCCGGAGCTTACGGAATTCAAGGTGAAGGCCGTCGTTTTGTGAAAACTTTCGAAGGGTCATGGTCAAATGTTGTGGGTTTACCGATGGAATACATAGAGACTCTGTTTAAGGAAAACAACTGGGATGTCGGTCGCAAGTAA
- a CDS encoding transposase translates to MSREFQFSLFNMNNKRVFGGALLKKSNPKEKRPISTKHTMHIVMRSQHAKGKRSFLAKRNREAVNRIIKHQASKHGLRLYRYENVGNHIHILLRTGHRKWLIGFLRSVTGLIARHVLGAERGSAQGLQFWEARPFSRVVTWGRDYNSVKRYFDKNRLQAWGFDLSNWSLAFDARQPDSS, encoded by the coding sequence ATGTCCAGGGAATTTCAGTTTTCACTATTCAACATGAATAACAAAAGAGTCTTTGGCGGAGCTCTGCTTAAGAAATCAAACCCAAAAGAAAAGCGGCCGATTTCAACCAAACACACCATGCATATTGTCATGCGATCTCAGCATGCCAAGGGGAAACGATCATTTTTGGCAAAGAGAAATAGAGAAGCTGTAAATAGAATCATAAAACACCAAGCCAGCAAGCATGGCCTCCGGCTTTATCGCTATGAAAATGTTGGTAATCACATTCATATTCTTCTTCGAACGGGGCACCGTAAATGGCTCATCGGATTCTTACGATCGGTGACTGGACTTATTGCTCGCCATGTTCTGGGTGCCGAACGTGGGAGCGCTCAAGGCTTGCAGTTCTGGGAAGCTCGACCGTTCTCACGAGTTGTGACCTGGGGGCGAGATTATAATTCTGTAAAACGCTACTTCGATAAGAACCGCTTGCAGGCCTGGGGATTTGATTTATCCAATTGGAGCTTAGCCTTTGATGCTAGGCAACCAGACTCAAGTTAG
- a CDS encoding YggU family protein → MNSKYIWQKEGLVYLALYVQPGASKSAFAGLHDDRLKVRISSPPVDGKANEALIDFLSKQLKLVKKQITISQGQTSRKKLVVISGASEDEVRSVLMTLMG, encoded by the coding sequence TTGAATTCGAAATACATTTGGCAAAAAGAGGGCCTTGTTTACCTGGCCCTCTACGTTCAGCCGGGCGCCTCGAAGTCAGCCTTTGCTGGCTTACATGATGATCGCCTGAAGGTGCGAATCAGTTCACCACCAGTTGACGGCAAGGCCAATGAGGCTCTAATCGACTTTCTATCAAAGCAATTGAAACTAGTAAAAAAACAAATCACTATTTCTCAGGGCCAAACAAGCCGCAAGAAATTGGTTGTGATTTCCGGGGCATCAGAAGACGAGGTAAGGTCTGTATTGATGACTTTGATGGGTTGA
- a CDS encoding YggS family pyridoxal phosphate-dependent enzyme, giving the protein MSVASNLKIIQEKIDQAILSTGGSNQSVTIMAVTKTKPIQVVQDVVAAGLLDIGENYVQEVLEKQNHLADLPIRWHFIGSLQSKKISQLWGRFHLIHTVDREKVVKKMGALAQQSQVIQPILMQVNVGDEASKSGVSLGEASDLMGLILETPGLEPRGLMTMPPLSEIETEARSYFSTLAKLRDKLSAEYGLSPKNGPQLSELSMGTSHDYVWAIKEGATIVRLGTVLVGARSYP; this is encoded by the coding sequence ATGTCGGTCGCAAGTAATCTTAAAATTATTCAAGAAAAAATAGATCAAGCCATCCTATCGACAGGTGGTTCCAATCAATCGGTCACGATAATGGCTGTGACAAAAACAAAACCCATTCAAGTGGTTCAGGATGTGGTAGCTGCTGGTCTTTTGGATATTGGAGAAAATTACGTTCAAGAAGTTTTAGAAAAGCAAAACCACTTGGCCGATTTGCCGATTCGTTGGCATTTTATTGGTTCCCTACAAAGTAAAAAAATCAGTCAATTGTGGGGGCGATTTCATTTAATTCACACTGTTGATCGTGAAAAAGTAGTTAAAAAAATGGGCGCGTTAGCCCAACAATCTCAGGTGATACAGCCGATTCTCATGCAAGTGAATGTGGGTGACGAGGCCAGCAAATCAGGTGTCAGCCTGGGCGAGGCCTCTGATCTTATGGGATTAATTCTTGAAACTCCTGGCCTTGAGCCACGAGGCCTAATGACTATGCCGCCTCTTTCGGAAATAGAGACAGAGGCTCGGTCCTATTTTTCGACATTGGCAAAATTGCGAGATAAATTATCTGCTGAATATGGTTTGTCGCCAAAAAATGGTCCCCAACTCTCAGAATTATCAATGGGAACCTCTCATGATTACGTTTGGGCTATCAAAGAAGGGGCGACAATTGTAAGATTAGGAACTGTATTAGTGGGTGCGAGAAGTTACCCATAA
- a CDS encoding FHA domain-containing protein yields the protein MWVVRILTGPLSGQSLPLKPGANILGRSEGTDVQIASAGVSKKHARIDIGKEAITITDLGSSNGTFVNGVKIKTATLSQGDKVSVHDVLFEVQPATATQIHQLQIYQPQQQAHGNYQQQQHQHHHHVSHANMAAFDGNAAHAYDPYSAPQEEMQPSSAKAKKVEGIADLIKQYMDDVVLPGVYKLPEWLEFRWVLGLFVFAFVATVTSLSSIPLVKILKDSVESESQSNALTIAKYLAEVNQPAIAQGITSSVTVSGFDRQKGVQQALVIDIDGQILAPAHLASQHPDEPWIFEARTKDEASVINIDDTKIVAVAPIKNIKPETGTLSVDAWAIIIYNMGELAINNHRTLSLLVQTFFIALVIGSVLFFFLYKVIEYPIISMNQQIDRGLQGERTNVHVDYDFPPLNKLASNITSALSRMSVDSNDHQHKIEYDRSQEMHNLVQLVGFPTIAISAVNNTIDVVNSDFADRIGQSEAQLLHSPVSQLTDQALKLSIEDLIDRSRQTPDQMISNEIEFSGNNFEIVCQSIYGLENVAYYLIILLPAIHGEEVI from the coding sequence ATGTGGGTCGTTAGAATACTAACTGGCCCACTCTCGGGCCAATCACTGCCACTGAAACCAGGAGCGAACATTCTTGGGCGCTCTGAAGGCACAGATGTGCAAATTGCAAGCGCCGGCGTGTCTAAAAAACATGCCCGAATTGATATTGGCAAAGAGGCCATCACTATCACTGATTTAGGCTCGTCCAATGGGACTTTTGTCAACGGCGTGAAGATAAAGACAGCCACCTTGTCGCAAGGTGATAAGGTGAGCGTTCATGATGTGCTTTTTGAAGTGCAACCTGCCACAGCCACACAAATTCACCAACTGCAGATTTATCAACCCCAACAACAGGCTCACGGAAACTACCAACAACAACAGCATCAACACCATCATCATGTTTCCCATGCAAATATGGCCGCCTTTGACGGAAACGCCGCCCACGCCTATGATCCCTATTCGGCACCCCAAGAAGAGATGCAACCCTCTTCAGCCAAGGCAAAGAAAGTCGAAGGAATCGCTGATTTGATCAAGCAATACATGGACGACGTGGTGTTACCGGGAGTTTACAAACTCCCTGAGTGGCTCGAGTTTCGTTGGGTTCTTGGTTTATTTGTTTTTGCATTCGTTGCCACGGTGACTTCGCTGTCATCTATCCCTTTGGTGAAAATTCTTAAAGATAGCGTTGAATCAGAAAGTCAAAGTAATGCTCTGACCATCGCCAAATACTTGGCCGAGGTCAATCAACCCGCCATTGCCCAAGGTATTACCTCTTCTGTCACTGTATCAGGATTTGATCGACAAAAAGGTGTTCAACAGGCTTTAGTCATAGATATCGACGGACAAATACTGGCTCCCGCCCATCTTGCGTCTCAACACCCCGATGAGCCTTGGATATTTGAGGCTCGAACGAAAGACGAGGCTTCAGTCATCAATATTGATGACACCAAAATTGTCGCCGTAGCACCAATTAAAAACATTAAACCAGAAACAGGCACGTTAAGTGTCGATGCGTGGGCGATCATCATCTATAATATGGGTGAGTTGGCGATAAACAATCATCGAACGCTCAGCTTACTCGTTCAAACATTCTTTATTGCATTGGTCATTGGCTCGGTGTTGTTCTTTTTTCTCTACAAGGTCATCGAGTATCCCATTATTTCGATGAATCAACAAATCGATCGCGGTCTACAGGGTGAGCGCACTAATGTGCACGTGGACTATGACTTCCCTCCGCTCAACAAACTGGCATCAAATATCACAAGTGCCCTGTCGCGGATGAGTGTAGACTCCAATGATCATCAGCATAAGATTGAGTATGATCGAAGCCAAGAAATGCACAACTTAGTGCAACTGGTCGGATTTCCAACTATTGCAATATCGGCGGTTAATAACACCATTGACGTGGTAAACTCTGATTTTGCCGATCGAATAGGCCAGAGCGAAGCCCAACTTCTTCACTCACCAGTGAGCCAACTCACTGATCAGGCCCTAAAATTAAGCATAGAAGATTTAATAGATCGATCCCGACAGACACCAGATCAAATGATTAGCAATGAAATTGAATTTAGCGGCAACAATTTCGAGATTGTTTGCCAATCTATCTATGGTCTTGAAAACGTAGCCTATTACCTTATTATACTGTTACCAGCCATACATGGGGAGGAGGTCATATGA